ATATCAGTTTCCCACATTGAGCATCATCAGTTCAGTTTCTAACCACAAATCCATCTGTTTATAATGGCAGATACTGTGATTTCCTCTGTCCTTGATAACTTGTTCCAATTGCTAGCACGCGAAGCCAGTCTGCTGTGTGGTGTGGATGACAAGGTTAGATCCCTTCACAGTGAGCTCAGCATGATAAACGTGCTCCTCAAAACATCTGAAGGCAAAACCAAGAACGGAATAGACAAAGAAGCTCTTCGCCAGATCAGAGATGCCGCTCATGAGGCTGAGGATGTCATCGACACCTTTGTTGTCAAAGTGGCTATGCACAAGCGTCGAACCAAGCTGGGGAGGATGCTCCATGGTTTTGAACATGCAAAGTTGCTCCGGGATGTGTCTGCGAAAATAGACAGCATCGAAGCCACTATCAATAAAATAAGAGACAACAAGATCAAGCTCACCGATGTCGTCCCACAAGAAAGTGAATCATCGACGTCAACAAGAGAAGAGGAGGAGAGGATTCTGTTGATGCACAAGAAGAGAAGAATTGTGGAAGAACATGGTGTAGTTGGTTTTGTTGGTGAATCTAAGGCAGTCATCCAGCTGCTTAAGGAAGAGAGTTCCCAAAGCAACGTTGTGTCCATCATCGGTATGGGTGGGTTGGGCAAAACCACCCTTGCTCGAAAGGTCTATAACACGGATGAGGTGATGTCATATTTTCATTGTCGTGCATGGGTTTATGTTTCAAATGATTGCAGAGTTATGGAGCTTTTGATTGGCCTTATCAAGTCTTTGATGCCTGATGAGATGAAGCGAATTGACCTCTTTAGCTTGAGTGTGGATGAACTAAAGCTCAAGGTGCAAGATTTCTTGACCATGAAAAGGTATCTGATAGTCCTTGATGACCTCTGGAATACTCGAGATTGGGATGAGATACAAGATGTTTTTCCAAACGACAATAACGGTAGTAAAATACTCATTACTAGCCGTTTGAAAGAGGTGGCATCCCATACGAGTCCATATCCTCCTTATTACCTTCAGTTCCTTGGTGATGTTGAAAGTTGGGAACTCTTTTCCAGGAGAGTGTTTCGAGGAGAAGAGTGTCCTTCTGATATAGAGCAACTTGGAAAACAGATGGTCAAAAGTTGTGGCGGTTTGCCACTCTCCATTATTGTTTTGGCAGGGTTACTTGCAAAGAAGGGGAAGTCACACAAGGAATGGTCCAAAGTTGTGGGACATGTCAACTGGTTTCTTATTCAAGAAGATAAGACCCAAGTCAAGGACATTGTACTCAAACTCAGCTACGACAACTTGCCTACAAAACTAAAGCCGTGCTTTCTGTATTTCGGGATCTACCCTGAAGATTTTGAGATACGTGTAAGGCCATTGCTGCAAAAATGGGTTGCTGAGGGATTTATTCAACAAACTGGAACCAGAAATGCAGAGGATGTTGCTGAAGACTACTTGTATGAGCTCATTGATCGTAGCTTGGTTCAAGCATCGCGAGTGGACTTTAATGGAGATGTGAAGGCATGTCGCATCCATGATCTTCTTCGAGATCTTTGCATCTCTGAGGGCAAAGAGCACAAGATTTTTGAAGTTTGCTCAGATGTTAACACTTTGGATAGATCAAAACCACGCAGGCTCTCTATCCAATGCCCCATGCATCGCtatgcttcttcaagcaatgaTGACCATTCATGTGTCCGCTCTTTGTTTCACTTTGGCCCAAGAGGGTATTGTGATTTTACCCCCGGTGAGCAGAAATGGCTCTTCAAATCGTTCAAACTGGTTCGGGTATTAGATCTTGGGTACAACTATTTCAGCAAAGTCCCTTCCAACTTGGGCTTATTTATCCATTTAAGGTATCTAAGAATATACATAATGACAGCAATAAGTCCTCAACACATTGCAGATTCTATATGTAAACTTGAAAACTTACAAACTTTGGACATAGGTGGGGTGCCGATTCCAATAGTATTTCCTAAGGGAGTATGGAACCTTAAACAACTTAGGCATTTGAATACAGCAGGATGGGTCCTCCTAGAAGACCACTATGGTTCAAAAGCACATGATCAAGTTATGTTGAATCTTCAAACCATCTCTTTCATTGCATTCACTGAACAGATTGCAGACATGTTAAAGAAAGGAAGGTTTCCCAATCTACGAAAGTTGGGTTTGAACATCTTGCCGTTCCTCAGAGACGACATGCATGAGATGTTATCAAGCCTACAACAATTAACTCATCTGAACAAGTTACGACTCTTCTTTGACAGGGAACGGCAGATCGGTTGCAAGCCAATTGATTTGTCACAGAGCCTGCAGCACTTGTCGAATCTGAGCACTTTAAAAGTTGATGAAGCTTTTAACCTTGCAACGTTTGATATTGCATTTCCACCATGCATTACAAAATTAACGTTGACAGGCATTAGCATCATGAATGATGATGGGATGAATGCCATTGGTAATCTTACTACACTCCGACTTTTGAGATTGTATGGAACAGGTAAATTTGATGATTCCTTTGAGATTAATTGCACTGCAAACAGTTTCCCACAGCTCCAGGTTTTTGAGATGGAGAAGCTGAATGTTGACAACTGGAAATTAGGCAATGGTGCAATGCCATGCCTTCAAGCTCGGCTTATCGGATACTGTGAAAGATTGGACGATCTCCCAGACGAACTGTGGTCTTTGACTTCCCTGAGACAAGTAAAAGTTGTGGAACCCTCCCAAGCATTGTCTCTTGCCGTAGCAAATTTGGaaatgaaggatggatgtgagctCATAATAACAGAGGGGTATCAATATAGATTTCGAGTTTGAATCAAATTTAGCCTTAACACTTATGATTATAATTGGGATTTAAATGTTATTGTTACCATTAAAATCTTCTAAATGATTATCATATTTGTCCATTTAAATCATATTATGACTGTTAGCTTTTTTGTATGACCATATATAATGGAGTGTTCTAGTAATAGTTCtatagagtaaagtatcatttttgtccctaaTGTTTGGGCTAAATCTTATTTGTAtctctaacgtttaaatcgttctATTTGTATCTctaacgtttgtaaaagtgattcaatg
The genomic region above belongs to Arachis duranensis cultivar V14167 chromosome 3, aradu.V14167.gnm2.J7QH, whole genome shotgun sequence and contains:
- the LOC107477360 gene encoding disease resistance protein RPP13-like isoform X2; amino-acid sequence: MADTVISSVLDNLFQLLAREASLLCGVDDKVRSLHSELSMINVLLKTSEGKTKNGIDKEALRQIRDAAHEAEDVIDTFVVKVAMHKRRTKLGRMLHGFEHAKLLRDVSAKIDSIEATINKIRDNKIKLTDVVPQESESSTSTREEEERILLMHKKRRIVEEHGVVGFVGESKAVIQLLKEESSQSNVVSIIGMGGLGKTTLARKVYNTDEVMSYFHCRAWVYVSNDCRVMELLIGLIKSLMPDEMKRIDLFSLSVDELKLKVQDFLTMKRYLIVLDDLWNTRDWDEIQDVFPNDNNGSKILITSRLKEVASHTSPYPPYYLQFLGDVESWELFSRRVFRGEECPSDIEQLGKQMVKSCGGLPLSIIVLAGLLAKKGKSHKEWSKVVGHVNWFLIQEDKTQVKDIVLKLSYDNLPTKLKPCFLYFGIYPEDFEIRVRPLLQKWVAEGFIQQTGTRNAEDVAEDYLYELIDRSLVQASRVDFNGDVKACRIHDLLRDLCISEGKEHKIFEVCSDVNTLDRSKPRRLSIQCPMHRYASSSNDDHSCVRSLFHFGPRGYCDFTPGEQKWLFKSFKLVRVLDLGYNYFSKVPSNLGLFIHLRWGADSNSIS
- the LOC107477360 gene encoding disease resistance protein RPP13-like isoform X1 yields the protein MADTVISSVLDNLFQLLAREASLLCGVDDKVRSLHSELSMINVLLKTSEGKTKNGIDKEALRQIRDAAHEAEDVIDTFVVKVAMHKRRTKLGRMLHGFEHAKLLRDVSAKIDSIEATINKIRDNKIKLTDVVPQESESSTSTREEEERILLMHKKRRIVEEHGVVGFVGESKAVIQLLKEESSQSNVVSIIGMGGLGKTTLARKVYNTDEVMSYFHCRAWVYVSNDCRVMELLIGLIKSLMPDEMKRIDLFSLSVDELKLKVQDFLTMKRYLIVLDDLWNTRDWDEIQDVFPNDNNGSKILITSRLKEVASHTSPYPPYYLQFLGDVESWELFSRRVFRGEECPSDIEQLGKQMVKSCGGLPLSIIVLAGLLAKKGKSHKEWSKVVGHVNWFLIQEDKTQVKDIVLKLSYDNLPTKLKPCFLYFGIYPEDFEIRVRPLLQKWVAEGFIQQTGTRNAEDVAEDYLYELIDRSLVQASRVDFNGDVKACRIHDLLRDLCISEGKEHKIFEVCSDVNTLDRSKPRRLSIQCPMHRYASSSNDDHSCVRSLFHFGPRGYCDFTPGEQKWLFKSFKLVRVLDLGYNYFSKVPSNLGLFIHLRYLRIYIMTAISPQHIADSICKLENLQTLDIGGVPIPIVFPKGVWNLKQLRHLNTAGWVLLEDHYGSKAHDQVMLNLQTISFIAFTEQIADMLKKGRFPNLRKLGLNILPFLRDDMHEMLSSLQQLTHLNKLRLFFDRERQIGCKPIDLSQSLQHLSNLSTLKVDEAFNLATFDIAFPPCITKLTLTGISIMNDDGMNAIGNLTTLRLLRLYGTGKFDDSFEINCTANSFPQLQVFEMEKLNVDNWKLGNGAMPCLQARLIGYCERLDDLPDELWSLTSLRQVKVVEPSQALSLAVANLEMKDGCELIITEGYQYRFRV